Proteins found in one Longimicrobium sp. genomic segment:
- a CDS encoding DUF1232 domain-containing protein: MADRNDSSRRRFSSDDDMESAGDAPRRRSVLDDDDDLVGPRTVAPRPRRGGKGGGAPDRGEMMMSLLRDLPNFGRLVVRLARDPRVSMLDKGLVVAALAYAAVPADAIPDVIPFLGELDDVVVVGVALARLVNNAGIELMLEHWEGDQGTLEAALDVVERSSNLLPAPLKGILLGSH; the protein is encoded by the coding sequence ATGGCCGACCGCAACGACAGCTCGCGCCGCCGCTTCAGCAGCGACGACGACATGGAATCCGCGGGCGATGCGCCGCGCCGCCGCAGCGTGCTGGACGACGACGACGACCTGGTGGGCCCGCGCACCGTCGCCCCGCGCCCGCGCCGCGGAGGGAAGGGCGGGGGAGCCCCCGATCGCGGCGAGATGATGATGTCGCTGCTGCGCGACCTCCCCAACTTCGGGCGTCTGGTGGTGCGGCTGGCGCGCGACCCCCGCGTCTCCATGCTGGACAAGGGGCTGGTGGTGGCCGCCCTCGCCTACGCCGCCGTCCCCGCGGACGCCATCCCGGACGTCATCCCCTTCCTGGGCGAGCTGGACGACGTGGTGGTGGTGGGCGTCGCGCTGGCGCGGCTGGTGAACAACGCCGGCATCGAGCTCATGCTGGAGCACTGGGAGGGCGACCAGGGCACGCTGGAGGCCGCGCTCGACGTGGTGGAGCGCAGCAGCAACCTCCTTCCCGCGCCGCTCAAGGGAATCCTCCTCGGCAGCCACTAA
- a CDS encoding DUF2281 domain-containing protein, with the protein MHEGLRQRLVRQIEALPDEQVYQVLDYIEFLASKYNRAPQREPNSVQRFTERLEDRMRLQGLAYGTIKGALGIMGTAGKVVSGISDASRTVIREVEQVVLGPETPRDAGQNGAAQPQIPPRTDRGEDGTKAG; encoded by the coding sequence ATGCACGAGGGCCTTCGACAGCGTCTGGTCCGCCAGATCGAGGCGCTACCCGACGAGCAGGTCTACCAGGTGCTCGACTACATCGAGTTCCTGGCGTCCAAGTACAACCGCGCCCCGCAACGCGAGCCCAACTCCGTCCAGCGCTTCACCGAGCGGCTGGAGGACCGGATGCGGCTGCAGGGGCTGGCGTACGGCACCATCAAGGGCGCGCTGGGGATCATGGGCACCGCGGGGAAGGTGGTGTCCGGGATCTCGGATGCCAGCCGCACCGTGATCCGCGAAGTGGAACAGGTCGTGCTTGGGCCGGAGACGCCGCGCGACGCCGGGCAGAATGGGGCCGCGCAGCCGCAGATCCCGCCGCGCACCGACCGCGGCGAGGACGGAACGAAGGCGGGGTGA
- a CDS encoding phosphatase PAP2 family protein codes for MRRLLLVCLALCAAAPTPAAAQRRAEPFIAGAVLIGAALLDRPVDRAIPAGGGTRLDWATRGLNYGGRPAYALIALGGAYAGGRLADEPELSSSTAHIVGALLAAGAVNGTLKYVVGRERPSATDDPLHFRPFNADNRWQSFPSGHAVVAFSLAASISEEVDRPWVTVLTYGGATLVGWSRIYDDKHWTSDVVGGALASVVVSRAALRALHRRHPHADGATVVVMGDGVGVRVPW; via the coding sequence ATGCGCCGCCTCCTCCTCGTCTGCCTCGCCCTCTGCGCCGCCGCCCCAACGCCGGCCGCCGCCCAGCGCCGCGCGGAGCCGTTCATCGCCGGTGCGGTGCTGATCGGTGCGGCGCTGCTGGACCGCCCGGTGGACCGCGCCATCCCGGCCGGCGGCGGCACGCGGCTGGACTGGGCCACGCGCGGCCTCAACTACGGCGGGCGCCCCGCCTACGCCCTGATCGCCCTCGGCGGCGCCTACGCGGGCGGCCGCCTGGCCGACGAGCCGGAGCTCTCCTCCTCCACTGCGCACATCGTCGGTGCGCTCCTCGCGGCTGGCGCGGTGAACGGGACGCTCAAGTACGTCGTCGGCCGCGAGCGCCCCTCCGCCACGGACGACCCGCTCCACTTTCGCCCCTTCAACGCGGATAATCGCTGGCAGTCGTTCCCCTCCGGCCACGCGGTCGTCGCCTTCTCCCTCGCGGCTTCCATCTCGGAGGAGGTGGATCGGCCCTGGGTGACCGTTCTGACCTATGGCGGCGCGACGCTGGTCGGCTGGTCGCGCATCTACGACGACAAGCACTGGACGAGCGACGTCGTCGGCGGCGCGCTGGCGAGCGTTGTGGTGAGCCGGGCCGCCCTGCGTGCCCTGCACCGGAGGCATCCGCACGCGGACGGCGCGACGGTGGTGGTGATGGGGGATGGGGTGGGGGTGCGGGTGCCGTGGTAG
- the treY gene encoding malto-oligosyltrehalose synthase has protein sequence MTIEIVQPSEQRAAPDGAANAGRIPRATYRIQFNRGFTFRDAAEIVPYLAELGVSDLYASPYLQARPGSMHGYDITNHEALNPEIGTEADHARLSALLREHGLGHLLDIVPNHMGIAGASNPWWMNVLENGPSSPYARFFDIDWNARSPDLQGKVLLPVLGDQYGCVLEAGELKLVYDSGQFRAEYYENWFPVAPGSTAAVLREALDHVRLKEDSEERMELASIVTALENLPPRGSTDEASIEERNRERIVTRRRLHALYTASAEVREALDGAVKTFNGTVGDPRSFDRLDTLLSDQAYRLAFWRVAAEEINYRRFFDVNDLAGLRTEVPQVFQDTHRLILRLVREGRVTGLRIDHPDGLFHPREYLRELQRETAGIEAKEQFYVLVEKILTGDETLPDDWPVAGTVGYEYMNRVNGIFVDPAQAQRMDDLYHRFARNRWKFHDLVYDKKKLILRSSLISELTVLASMLDRLSTENRCYRDFTWGALRDVLREIIACFPVYRTYVDAHAGAVSDDDRRYVDQAIRAAKRRNPDVSRSLFEFLHDVLLLRWPDSLSPEAREDHARFVMKFQQLTGPVMAKGVEDTTFYLYNRLISLNEVGGEPDRFGITPDEFHAFNLERAERWPASMSASSTHDTKRSEDVRARINILSEIPDLWEEHVFRWAEINRAHKLSDGADHLVPDDNDEYLLYQTLVGAWPFGEVNDQVHQDLVRRVQAYMEKATREAKLNTSWINPNQAYDEGLKEFVATILRRGDNPFLDDFVRFHPPVARLGMVNSLAQTLVKLTSPGVPDVYQGQEIWDLSLVDPDNRRPVDFPLRRSLLASLESSLEERERREVARSLVDGWEDGRIKLYLTQTALRVRQAYPDLFATGEYLPLMTEGERADHAVAFARRAEGAAVITVVPRLIATLTRDQDFALPTAKLWKATRIVLPPDLAGTYVDRFTGVELRTRDLGGSAVLDAEAVFAEFPVGLLERVG, from the coding sequence GTGACCATAGAGATCGTGCAGCCATCCGAACAAAGGGCCGCCCCGGACGGGGCGGCGAACGCGGGACGCATCCCGCGCGCCACCTACCGCATCCAGTTCAACCGCGGCTTCACCTTTCGTGACGCGGCGGAGATCGTGCCGTACCTGGCGGAGCTGGGCGTGAGCGACCTGTACGCCTCGCCGTACCTGCAGGCGCGGCCGGGGAGCATGCACGGCTACGACATCACCAACCACGAGGCGCTGAACCCCGAGATCGGCACCGAGGCGGACCACGCCCGGCTTTCGGCGCTGCTGCGTGAGCACGGACTGGGCCACCTGCTGGACATCGTCCCCAACCACATGGGGATCGCCGGGGCCAGCAATCCGTGGTGGATGAACGTGCTGGAGAACGGCCCTTCGTCGCCCTACGCGCGCTTCTTCGACATCGACTGGAACGCCCGCTCGCCGGACCTGCAGGGCAAGGTGCTCCTTCCCGTGCTGGGCGACCAGTACGGGTGCGTGTTGGAGGCGGGCGAGCTGAAGCTGGTGTACGACTCGGGGCAGTTCCGCGCGGAGTACTACGAGAACTGGTTCCCGGTCGCCCCCGGCTCCACCGCCGCCGTGCTGCGCGAGGCGCTGGACCACGTGCGCCTGAAAGAGGACAGCGAGGAGCGGATGGAGCTGGCGAGCATCGTCACCGCTCTGGAGAACCTGCCCCCGCGCGGCAGCACCGACGAAGCCAGCATCGAGGAGCGCAACCGCGAGCGCATCGTCACGCGCCGCCGCCTGCACGCGCTGTACACGGCGAGCGCGGAGGTTCGCGAGGCGCTGGACGGGGCGGTGAAGACCTTCAACGGCACCGTGGGCGACCCGCGCTCCTTCGACCGGCTGGACACCCTCCTCTCCGACCAGGCGTACCGGCTGGCCTTCTGGCGCGTGGCGGCTGAGGAGATCAACTACCGGCGCTTCTTCGACGTCAACGACCTCGCCGGCCTGCGCACCGAGGTGCCGCAGGTCTTTCAGGACACGCACCGCCTGATCCTGCGCCTGGTCCGCGAGGGGCGGGTGACGGGGCTGCGCATTGACCACCCGGACGGCCTCTTCCATCCGCGCGAGTACCTGCGCGAGCTGCAGCGCGAGACGGCGGGGATCGAGGCGAAGGAGCAGTTCTACGTCCTCGTCGAAAAGATCCTCACGGGCGACGAGACGCTGCCGGACGACTGGCCGGTGGCGGGGACGGTGGGGTACGAGTACATGAACCGGGTCAACGGCATCTTCGTGGACCCGGCGCAGGCGCAGCGGATGGACGACCTGTACCACCGCTTCGCGCGCAACCGGTGGAAGTTCCACGACCTGGTGTACGACAAGAAGAAGCTGATCCTGCGCTCGTCGCTCATCAGCGAGCTGACCGTGCTGGCGAGCATGCTGGACCGCCTCTCCACCGAGAACCGCTGCTACCGCGACTTCACGTGGGGCGCCCTGCGCGACGTCCTCCGCGAGATCATCGCGTGCTTCCCCGTGTACCGCACCTACGTGGACGCCCACGCCGGCGCCGTCTCCGACGACGACCGCCGGTACGTGGACCAGGCGATCCGCGCCGCCAAGCGCCGCAACCCGGACGTGAGCAGGTCACTCTTCGAGTTCCTGCACGACGTGCTGCTCCTGCGCTGGCCAGACTCGCTGAGCCCCGAGGCGCGGGAGGACCACGCGCGCTTCGTGATGAAGTTCCAGCAGCTCACCGGCCCCGTGATGGCCAAGGGGGTGGAGGACACCACCTTTTACCTGTACAACCGTCTGATCTCGCTGAACGAGGTGGGCGGCGAACCGGACCGCTTCGGCATCACCCCGGACGAGTTCCACGCCTTCAACCTGGAGCGGGCGGAGCGCTGGCCGGCCAGCATGAGCGCGTCGTCCACGCACGACACCAAGCGCAGCGAGGACGTGCGCGCCCGCATCAACATCCTTTCCGAGATCCCGGACCTCTGGGAGGAGCACGTCTTCCGCTGGGCCGAGATCAACCGCGCCCACAAGCTCTCCGACGGCGCCGACCACCTGGTGCCGGACGACAACGACGAGTACCTCCTCTACCAGACGCTGGTGGGCGCCTGGCCCTTCGGCGAGGTCAACGACCAGGTGCACCAGGACCTCGTCCGCCGGGTGCAGGCGTACATGGAGAAGGCCACGCGCGAGGCCAAGCTGAACACCAGCTGGATCAACCCCAATCAAGCCTACGACGAGGGCCTCAAGGAGTTCGTCGCCACCATCCTGCGCCGCGGCGACAACCCGTTCCTGGACGACTTCGTCCGCTTCCACCCGCCGGTCGCGCGGCTGGGGATGGTCAACTCGCTGGCCCAGACGCTGGTGAAGCTGACCTCGCCCGGCGTGCCGGACGTGTACCAGGGCCAGGAGATCTGGGACCTCTCGCTCGTGGATCCCGACAACCGCCGCCCGGTCGACTTCCCCCTGCGCCGCTCCCTTCTCGCCTCGCTCGAGTCATCGCTGGAGGAGCGCGAGCGCCGCGAGGTCGCCCGCTCGCTGGTGGACGGCTGGGAGGACGGCCGCATCAAGCTGTACCTGACCCAGACCGCGCTCCGTGTGCGCCAGGCCTACCCGGACCTCTTCGCGACCGGCGAGTACCTACCACTGATGACGGAAGGCGAGCGCGCCGACCACGCCGTCGCCTTCGCCCGCCGTGCGGAGGGCGCCGCCGTCATTACCGTCGTTCCGCGCCTGATCGCGACCCTCACCCGCGACCAGGACTTCGCCCTCCCGACCGCGAAGCTGTGGAAGGCCACGCGCATCGTCCTCCCGCCCGACTTGGCGGGCACCTACGTGGACCGCTTCACCGGCGTCGAGCTGCGCACCCGCGACCTGGGCGGCAGCGCGGTGCTGGACGCGGAGGCGGTGTTCGCGGAGTTTCCGGTGGGGCTGCTGGAGCGGGTGGGGTAG